The proteins below come from a single Tenuifilum thalassicum genomic window:
- a CDS encoding enoyl-ACP reductase FabI, with translation MAYNLLKGKKGLIFGALNEKSIAWQVAERAYEEGAEVVLSNTSVALRFGTVNELAERINSIVIPADATNIQDLENLIDKTMERFGGKIDFILHSIGMSPNVRKGRTYDDLDYDFFHKTLDISAISFHKVLQTCWKKDAITHGGSVVALSYIAAQRTLYGYNDMADAKALLESIARSFGYIYGRERGVRINTVSQSPTETTAGGGVMGFDALLDFSNRMSPLGNASALDCADFCITLFSDLTRKITMQNIYNDGGFSSMGMSNRAMAVYNRNLEECKDCK, from the coding sequence ATGGCTTACAATTTACTAAAAGGTAAAAAGGGACTTATTTTTGGTGCCCTAAATGAAAAATCAATTGCGTGGCAGGTGGCAGAGCGCGCATATGAGGAGGGCGCTGAGGTTGTACTATCAAACACATCTGTGGCTTTAAGGTTTGGGACTGTTAATGAGCTTGCAGAACGTATTAACTCAATTGTTATTCCCGCCGATGCTACTAATATTCAAGACTTAGAGAATCTGATAGACAAAACCATGGAGCGATTTGGTGGTAAAATCGATTTTATTTTACACTCCATCGGGATGTCGCCTAATGTTAGAAAAGGTAGAACATACGACGACCTGGATTACGATTTTTTCCATAAAACGCTCGATATTTCAGCTATTTCGTTTCATAAGGTTTTGCAAACCTGTTGGAAGAAAGATGCTATAACTCATGGTGGATCAGTAGTGGCTCTTTCTTATATCGCAGCACAACGTACCCTTTATGGTTATAACGATATGGCCGATGCAAAAGCACTCCTGGAATCTATTGCTCGTAGCTTTGGTTATATTTATGGCCGTGAACGTGGTGTGAGAATCAATACAGTTTCGCAATCTCCAACAGAAACTACCGCTGGCGGTGGCGTTATGGGGTTTGATGCACTGCTTGATTTCTCTAATCGCATGTCGCCCCTCGGAAATGCCAGTGCGCTCGATTGTGCAGACTTCTGCATCACATTATTTAGCGATTTAACCCGTAAAATTACCATGCAAAACATTTATAACGATGGTGGTTTTTCTAGCATGGGTATGAGTAATAGGGCAATGGCTGTTTATAACCGTAATCTAGAAGAATGCAAGGACTGTAAGTAG
- a CDS encoding sigma-70 family RNA polymerase sigma factor gives MRQLKITKSITNRESASLDKYLQEIGKEDLITVEEEVELAQRIRKGDQAALEKLTRANLRFVVSVAKQYQNQGLSLPDLINEGNLGLIKAAEKFDETRGFKFISYAVWWIRQSILQALAEQSRIVRLPLNQVGSLNKINKAFSKFEQQFERTPSPEELADLLELPKEKVNDTLRVSGRHVSVDAPFVDGEDNSLLDVLVNNDSPSADRGLINESLSKEIERALATLTERERDIVKLFFGIGCQEMTLEEIGEKFGLTRERVRQIKEKAIRRLRHTSRSKLLKSYLG, from the coding sequence ATGAGACAGCTAAAGATCACAAAATCAATCACAAACAGAGAGAGCGCTTCGCTCGATAAGTATTTACAAGAAATAGGAAAGGAAGACCTCATTACAGTTGAGGAGGAGGTTGAATTAGCCCAGCGAATCCGCAAGGGTGATCAGGCTGCGCTTGAAAAACTCACACGTGCAAACCTTAGGTTTGTTGTTTCTGTTGCAAAGCAGTACCAAAATCAAGGTCTTAGTCTTCCCGACCTTATCAATGAGGGTAATCTTGGACTTATTAAGGCTGCAGAAAAGTTTGATGAAACAAGGGGGTTCAAGTTTATTTCCTATGCCGTTTGGTGGATTCGCCAATCAATCCTACAGGCACTAGCTGAACAATCTCGTATTGTCCGCTTACCTCTAAACCAGGTTGGTTCATTGAATAAAATAAACAAGGCCTTTTCTAAATTTGAACAGCAATTTGAACGCACCCCATCCCCCGAAGAGCTTGCCGACCTACTTGAACTTCCTAAGGAGAAAGTTAATGACACACTACGCGTTAGTGGACGCCATGTATCGGTTGATGCTCCTTTTGTTGATGGTGAAGATAATAGCCTGCTCGATGTACTTGTAAACAACGATTCACCTAGCGCCGATCGTGGCCTAATAAACGAATCGCTAAGCAAGGAAATTGAACGTGCATTGGCTACGCTAACCGAGAGAGAGCGTGACATTGTAAAGCTATTCTTCGGAATTGGTTGTCAAGAAATGACTCTTGAAGAGATTGGTGAAAAGTTTGGGCTAACACGTGAGCGTGTTCGCCAAATAAAAGAAAAAGCCATACGAAGATTAAGACATACCTCAAGAAGCAAACTTTTAAAATCATACTTAGGATAA